CATATATCGGCCAGTGGTTTTCCAGGTAAACGCGTTGATGCGTAACGAGCAGGAATAATAACTACGAATTCCACTTATCAACCTCATCTTGGCTAAGCTCACGGGCTTCATTTTCAAGCAGTACAGGAATATCGTCACGTACAGGGTACGCAAGCTTTGCTGCTGTGCTGATTAACTCTGCATTTTCTTTATCAAAACGAAGCTTTCCTTTACACACAGGACAAGCAATTATTTCTAGTAATTTTGTATCAAAGGCCATTGAGGATCCCTTTTTGTTTTAATAATAAATCTAATTTATTGATTACAGCATCTGTCGGTTTTGCATCTACAGGTAAAAAATACCAATTATCTTTAGCAAAGCCCTTACATTTAACTGCGTCTTTTTCTGTCATTAATACATTATCATCTGAAAACTGTGCGAAGTCTTGCGCACTGTATGCGTAATGATCTCTAAAATGATGTGTAGAAAGCAGTGTTATATTTTGTGCTTTAAGTGCATTTTCAAAACGCCCTGGATTACCAATAGCACTTACCGCATGGCCATTTTCTATTGTTGTATTACTTGTGGCACTATTTATAACGTGTTTAAGCTTACTTGGCTCAAGCGTATAGCTAAGCGCTGCGTTACCGCCGTTTTCTATGACGATATCAACGCTTTTCAATCGTTTTGTGGTTTCGCGAAGTGGCCCTGCCGGCATAAGTAAATTATTACCAAATTGCCTTTGG
The sequence above is drawn from the Pseudoalteromonas espejiana DSM 9414 genome and encodes:
- a CDS encoding Trm112 family protein; translation: MAFDTKLLEIIACPVCKGKLRFDKENAELISTAAKLAYPVRDDIPVLLENEARELSQDEVDKWNS